One genomic region from Arthrobacter pigmenti encodes:
- the leuD gene encoding 3-isopropylmalate dehydratase small subunit yields the protein MEKITTHTGIGVPLRQSNVDTDQIIPAVYLKRITRTGFEDALFAAWRKDENFILNTEPFNRGSVLVAGPDFGTGSSREHAVWALKDFGFRAVLSSRFADIFRGNSGKQGLVAAQLAQDDIELIWKELENHPGTEITVDLEARLVTCGSIVAPFQIDDYTRWRLLEGLDDIGLTLRHEESITAFEAERPSFKPTTLPART from the coding sequence ATGGAAAAGATCACCACGCACACCGGGATCGGCGTTCCACTGCGGCAAAGCAACGTGGATACCGACCAAATCATCCCCGCCGTCTACCTGAAGCGGATCACCCGCACCGGTTTCGAGGACGCACTGTTCGCGGCCTGGCGCAAGGATGAAAACTTCATCCTGAACACCGAGCCGTTCAACCGTGGATCGGTACTTGTTGCCGGCCCGGACTTCGGCACCGGCTCCTCCCGCGAGCACGCAGTCTGGGCTTTGAAGGATTTCGGCTTCCGGGCTGTCCTGTCCTCTCGGTTCGCTGACATCTTCCGCGGAAACTCCGGCAAGCAGGGCCTGGTCGCGGCCCAGCTCGCGCAGGACGACATTGAGCTGATCTGGAAAGAGCTCGAGAACCACCCGGGAACCGAGATCACCGTGGACCTTGAGGCCCGCCTCGTGACCTGCGGCTCCATCGTCGCCCCGTTCCAGATTGACGACTACACGCGCTGGCGCCTTCTGGAGGGCCTTGATGACATCGGGCTGACCCTGCGCCACGAGGAATCCATCACGGCGTTTGAAGCAGAGCGGCCGAGTTTCAAGCCGACCACCCTGCCCGCCCGCACCTAG
- the leuC gene encoding 3-isopropylmalate dehydratase large subunit encodes MGKTLAEKVWESHIVRKGEVVGGQAQPDLLYIDLHLVHEVTSPQAFEGLRLAGRPVRRPDLTIATEDHNTPTIDIDKPIADLTSRTQIETLRSNCKEFGIRLHSLGDAQQGIVHIIGPQLGLTQPGLTVVCGDSHTSTHGAFGALAMGIGTSEVEHVMATQTLSLNPFKTMAINVEGTLKPGVTSKDIILAVIAKIGTGGGQGYVLEYRGSAIRSLSMDARMTICNMSIEAGARAGMVAPDETTFEFLKGRPHAPEGADWDAAVENWRTLRTDDDAVFDAEVFLDANELEPFVTWGTNPGQGVSLSQSVPSPDDFADENEKAACKRALEYMALEAGTPMKNIRVDTVFLGSCTNSRVEDLRLAADIIRGRQKDPNIRMMVVPGSARVRLEAEAEGLDKVFKDFGAEWRFAGCSMCLGMNPDQLAPGERCASTSNRNFEGRQGKGGRTHLVSPVVAAATAVRGTLSSPSDLEPVPPGAALRAEDSASHAA; translated from the coding sequence ATGGGCAAGACGCTCGCAGAAAAAGTCTGGGAATCGCATATTGTGCGCAAGGGCGAGGTTGTAGGTGGCCAGGCGCAGCCGGACCTGCTCTACATCGACCTTCACCTCGTCCACGAGGTCACGTCCCCCCAGGCCTTCGAGGGCCTGCGGCTGGCAGGACGGCCGGTGCGCCGTCCTGACCTGACAATCGCCACCGAGGACCACAACACGCCCACCATCGACATCGACAAGCCGATCGCGGACCTGACCAGCCGAACGCAGATCGAGACGCTGCGTTCGAACTGCAAGGAATTCGGTATCCGGCTGCACTCGCTGGGCGACGCGCAGCAGGGCATTGTGCACATCATCGGTCCGCAGCTCGGCCTCACCCAGCCCGGCCTCACGGTTGTCTGCGGTGACTCCCACACCTCTACCCACGGCGCGTTCGGTGCCCTGGCAATGGGTATCGGCACCTCCGAGGTTGAGCACGTCATGGCCACCCAGACGCTCTCGCTCAATCCGTTCAAGACCATGGCCATCAACGTCGAGGGCACGCTGAAGCCCGGTGTAACGTCGAAGGACATCATCCTCGCCGTCATCGCGAAGATCGGCACCGGCGGCGGTCAGGGCTACGTCCTGGAGTACCGCGGTTCAGCGATCCGCTCCCTGTCCATGGACGCACGCATGACCATCTGCAACATGTCGATCGAGGCCGGGGCACGCGCCGGCATGGTTGCCCCGGATGAGACTACGTTCGAGTTCCTCAAGGGCCGCCCGCACGCCCCGGAGGGGGCTGACTGGGATGCCGCCGTTGAGAACTGGCGCACCCTGCGGACCGACGACGACGCCGTGTTCGACGCCGAGGTGTTCCTCGACGCCAATGAACTTGAGCCCTTTGTCACGTGGGGCACCAACCCTGGCCAGGGCGTCTCGCTCAGCCAGTCCGTGCCTTCACCCGATGATTTCGCTGACGAGAACGAGAAAGCGGCCTGCAAGCGGGCCCTCGAGTACATGGCCCTCGAAGCCGGAACGCCCATGAAGAACATCCGGGTGGACACCGTATTCCTCGGTTCCTGCACCAACAGCCGGGTGGAAGACCTGCGACTGGCCGCGGACATCATTCGAGGCCGTCAGAAAGACCCGAATATCCGCATGATGGTGGTCCCGGGATCCGCTCGCGTCCGGCTCGAAGCCGAGGCCGAGGGGCTCGACAAGGTGTTCAAGGACTTCGGCGCGGAATGGCGTTTTGCCGGCTGCTCGATGTGCCTGGGAATGAATCCGGACCAGCTGGCGCCGGGGGAGCGGTGCGCATCGACGTCGAACCGCAACTTCGAGGGCAGGCAGGGCAAGGGCGGGCGCACGCACCTCGTCTCGCCCGTTGTGGCGGCTGCGACGGCGGTGCGCGGCACCCTGAGTTCGCCCAGTGACCTCGAGCCCGTACCACCCGGCGCTGCGCTGCGCGCCGAGGACTCAGCCAGCCACGCCGCCTGA
- a CDS encoding IclR family transcriptional regulator produces MDNSSGVGVIDKAALVLDALEAGPTTLAQLVVSTGLARPTVHRLALALVHHRLVSRDIQGRFVLGSRLVELASAAGEDRLIASAGPILLQLRDATGESAQLYRRQGDARVCVASAERPIGLRDTIPVGTQLSMKAGSAAQCLLAWEDHDRLLQGLQNARYTPTVLAGVRRRGWAQSLGEREAGVASVSAPVRGPSGRVIAAVSISGPIERLTRQPGRIHAEVVVNAALQLTNAVGKSAE; encoded by the coding sequence ATGGACAATTCTAGTGGCGTTGGCGTGATTGATAAAGCGGCTCTTGTGCTGGACGCACTTGAGGCGGGGCCAACAACCCTCGCGCAGCTGGTGGTTTCCACCGGCCTCGCCCGCCCAACGGTTCACCGGCTCGCGCTTGCCCTGGTGCACCACCGCCTGGTCAGCCGTGACATCCAGGGGCGGTTTGTGCTCGGCAGCCGCCTCGTTGAGCTTGCCTCCGCGGCCGGTGAGGACCGCCTGATCGCCTCCGCCGGGCCCATCCTCCTCCAACTGCGCGACGCCACCGGCGAAAGCGCCCAGCTCTACCGACGCCAGGGCGATGCCCGCGTCTGCGTCGCTTCCGCTGAACGGCCCATCGGGTTGCGGGACACCATTCCCGTCGGCACCCAGCTGTCCATGAAGGCAGGCTCAGCTGCCCAGTGCCTGCTCGCCTGGGAAGACCATGACCGGCTGCTCCAGGGTCTGCAGAATGCCCGGTATACGCCGACAGTTCTGGCAGGAGTACGACGGCGGGGCTGGGCTCAGAGCCTCGGTGAACGCGAGGCGGGGGTTGCCTCGGTCTCGGCGCCCGTCCGCGGCCCGTCCGGGCGAGTGATCGCCGCCGTCTCAATATCCGGACCGATCGAACGCCTCACCCGCCAGCCCGGCCGGATCCACGCCGAGGTGGTGGTGAACGCCGCACTGCAGCTGACCAACGCCGTCGGGAAATCAGCGGAGTAG
- a CDS encoding DUF1697 domain-containing protein: protein MSDYAVFLRGVNVGGVTIKSADLRQTMAGLPVTNVKTLLASGNVVCSSDLGLAELKSAAEQALRTRFGYEAWVVVLDADAIARIVAECPFPADDPTTHTYITLFSDPAVLTELVTFAGSINEPVHALGTVAAAWQSPKGQTLESPLNAFTNKARFKSATTTRNIRTMQKVLAAFKR, encoded by the coding sequence ATGAGCGATTACGCGGTGTTCCTCCGGGGCGTGAACGTTGGCGGGGTCACCATCAAGTCAGCGGACCTCAGGCAGACAATGGCAGGGCTACCCGTCACGAATGTCAAGACCCTCCTGGCCTCCGGCAACGTGGTCTGCAGCAGCGATTTGGGCCTGGCTGAGCTGAAATCCGCTGCCGAGCAGGCGCTGCGGACGCGCTTCGGCTATGAGGCCTGGGTGGTGGTGCTCGATGCCGACGCGATCGCCCGCATCGTTGCCGAGTGCCCCTTCCCGGCTGACGACCCGACCACCCACACCTACATCACGCTCTTCTCGGACCCCGCCGTTCTCACAGAGCTGGTCACCTTCGCGGGCTCCATCAACGAACCGGTGCACGCGCTGGGCACCGTCGCCGCCGCATGGCAGTCTCCCAAGGGCCAGACGCTCGAAAGCCCCCTGAACGCCTTTACCAATAAGGCCCGCTTCAAAAGCGCAACCACCACGCGAAACATCCGGACCATGCAGAAAGTCCTCGCTGCGTTCAAGCGCTGA
- a CDS encoding GTPase, whose amino-acid sequence MSRHRGERLESQRHARLATRLESLNTARELAVGRIEADELQQLYGVLDRASTRRSLSSGHTVVGLFGPTGSGKSSLLNALTGTDLARVAARRPTTAEPLAVIWGEDGSSDLLDWLEVQNRHVMPDGAHLLPGVNGSRADADGGLILLDLPDFDSTERGHRAIVERLAGQVDVLLWIADPQKYADAALHHDFLDPLATHGAVTLVALNQADRLAEDELDQVTGSLRQILAAEGLGAVTVHPVSAVTGHGLQTIAEDVRAIVRKKEAATGRLSADADVAVASLQEFTGAELPAPSKTVRTALADRLAGAAGADAVIDAVVRSYRRDAHAVTGWPVTRWLGRLRADPLRRLNLRHSDVQSFIGRTSLPEPGPAQRAAVDRALRHFGEESSNGAVEPWRTAIRDAARSSEPELIDSLDDAVAKTDFTSGSRAWWWPVAGVLQWLFLAAMVVGIGWLGVLAGLGFLQLPVPPSPRVEGIPVPTLLALGGVAAGIALGILCAALARLGAQRRGKRVRRRLVASISGTSDAVAVAPVAAEVERYNAFTRAVEEAAKHR is encoded by the coding sequence GTGAGCCGGCATCGCGGTGAGCGGTTGGAATCGCAGCGGCACGCACGCCTGGCAACGCGCCTGGAGTCGCTGAACACTGCTCGTGAACTCGCTGTTGGACGCATCGAAGCAGACGAGCTGCAGCAACTGTATGGAGTGCTCGACAGGGCGAGCACGCGGCGGTCTCTTTCCTCGGGGCACACGGTCGTCGGGCTGTTCGGGCCCACTGGAAGCGGGAAATCGTCGCTGCTCAACGCGCTCACCGGCACTGACCTCGCGCGGGTGGCTGCGCGACGCCCCACCACAGCCGAACCGCTCGCCGTGATCTGGGGTGAGGACGGCAGCTCGGACCTCCTGGACTGGCTTGAGGTGCAGAACCGTCATGTCATGCCCGACGGCGCACACCTCCTTCCCGGGGTGAACGGCAGCCGCGCGGATGCCGACGGCGGGCTGATCCTCCTGGACCTCCCGGACTTCGACTCAACGGAACGCGGTCACCGCGCGATTGTCGAGCGGCTGGCAGGTCAGGTGGACGTCCTGCTCTGGATCGCCGATCCACAAAAGTACGCCGACGCTGCACTGCATCACGACTTCCTAGATCCGCTGGCTACCCATGGGGCGGTGACGCTCGTTGCCCTTAACCAGGCGGACCGGCTGGCGGAGGACGAGCTTGACCAGGTGACCGGTTCGCTGAGGCAGATCCTTGCCGCTGAGGGGCTGGGCGCCGTGACAGTGCACCCTGTGTCTGCCGTCACCGGACACGGACTGCAAACAATCGCGGAGGATGTCCGCGCGATCGTGCGGAAGAAGGAGGCTGCGACCGGGCGGCTCTCCGCGGACGCCGACGTAGCCGTTGCCTCGCTTCAGGAATTCACCGGCGCCGAGCTGCCGGCCCCTTCGAAGACTGTGCGGACTGCCCTTGCCGATCGGCTCGCAGGGGCTGCCGGCGCCGACGCGGTGATCGACGCCGTCGTGCGCTCTTATCGCCGGGATGCCCACGCAGTGACCGGCTGGCCGGTCACCCGGTGGCTGGGGCGGCTTCGCGCGGATCCGCTGCGGCGGCTGAACCTCCGCCACAGCGATGTGCAGTCATTCATCGGCAGGACCTCGCTGCCGGAACCCGGACCTGCACAACGCGCAGCGGTCGACCGCGCCCTGCGGCACTTCGGCGAGGAAAGCTCCAACGGTGCGGTGGAACCTTGGCGGACGGCGATCCGGGACGCCGCGAGGAGCTCCGAGCCGGAACTCATTGACAGCCTCGATGACGCCGTAGCGAAGACGGACTTCACTTCCGGATCCCGCGCGTGGTGGTGGCCGGTAGCCGGTGTGCTCCAGTGGCTGTTCCTGGCCGCGATGGTGGTTGGGATCGGCTGGTTGGGCGTGCTGGCGGGCCTTGGATTCCTGCAGCTCCCGGTTCCACCCTCGCCCCGGGTCGAGGGGATTCCGGTGCCCACGCTGCTGGCGCTCGGGGGAGTGGCGGCGGGAATCGCCCTGGGCATTCTGTGCGCGGCGCTGGCCCGCCTCGGTGCGCAGCGGCGCGGTAAACGCGTACGACGGCGGCTGGTCGCCTCGATCAGCGGGACCTCCGACGCGGTGGCGGTGGCGCCTGTCGCGGCCGAAGTTGAACGCTACAACGCATTTACCCGTGCCGTGGAGGAAGCAGCGAAGCACCGGTAG
- a CDS encoding dynamin family protein: MTVSPPESDAAGLPVLLGRLREILDSVTFPLQFPGSAGARRETAAAVAQLDDYILPRVQSLDAPLLAVVGGSTGAGKSTLVNALVGHPVTRSGAIRPTTRQPILLHHPAEGHWFADDRVLPTLSRQRAVVVHPEADPVPASRVGTDHDAGSAAQLRLQPDAMVPLGLALLDAPDIDSIADENRRLASQLLAAADLWLFVTTANRYADAVPWELLREASQRDILLAVVLDRVPHGVEEEVREDLHTLLAAEQLGHAPIFVILEERLDPLGMLPAESIDPLRRWLQAIAADAEGRREIARRTLEGAVRALGRRVDGLAGALDDQEEAAVRLRQTARKAYDGALAAVLESMKDGTLLRGEVLARWQDFVGTGEFMRGLESRVGRIRDRIGGYLSGKPPRAVSVETAIESGLQTVIVEEAAKAADQTDRLWRAEAAGRALLSDGAESMSPDFTDKVAREIRAWQKDLLELVRSEGANKRFAARMLSFGVNGVAVALMIVVFTSTAGLTGGEVLIAGGSAVVGQKLLEAIFGEDAVRRLTRTARDQLHKRCEKLLTAERERFTDLLGIVSGEPLPADLRALAATLSERRTVAEDLAGDASLGYNHGNGGNREGER, translated from the coding sequence ATGACTGTCTCGCCGCCGGAATCCGATGCCGCGGGGCTTCCCGTCCTGCTCGGTCGCCTCCGGGAAATCCTGGACAGCGTCACCTTTCCACTTCAATTTCCCGGCTCCGCTGGTGCCCGGCGGGAGACCGCTGCCGCCGTGGCGCAGTTGGATGACTACATACTGCCCCGCGTGCAGAGCCTTGATGCGCCCCTGCTCGCGGTGGTCGGTGGCTCCACGGGTGCCGGCAAGTCAACACTCGTGAACGCCCTGGTTGGCCACCCAGTCACCCGCTCCGGGGCAATCCGGCCCACCACGCGGCAGCCCATCCTCCTTCACCATCCCGCCGAAGGACACTGGTTCGCTGATGACCGGGTGCTGCCGACGCTGTCCAGGCAACGTGCCGTCGTCGTTCATCCTGAGGCGGACCCGGTTCCGGCCTCCCGCGTGGGCACGGATCACGACGCCGGAAGCGCGGCCCAACTGCGGCTCCAGCCAGACGCGATGGTTCCGCTGGGCCTTGCCCTGCTCGATGCGCCGGACATTGACTCGATCGCGGATGAGAACCGGCGCCTCGCATCCCAGTTGCTCGCCGCTGCGGATCTGTGGCTGTTTGTGACCACAGCCAACCGCTACGCCGACGCCGTTCCGTGGGAGCTGCTGCGGGAGGCATCGCAACGGGACATCCTGCTCGCCGTCGTACTGGACCGGGTGCCGCACGGCGTCGAGGAGGAGGTGCGTGAGGACCTCCATACACTGCTGGCGGCCGAGCAGCTTGGCCATGCGCCGATCTTCGTGATCTTGGAGGAGCGTCTGGATCCGCTCGGAATGCTTCCCGCCGAATCGATCGACCCGCTGCGGCGGTGGTTGCAGGCGATTGCCGCTGATGCCGAGGGGCGCAGGGAAATCGCACGTCGGACGCTCGAGGGGGCTGTGCGGGCGCTTGGTCGCCGGGTCGACGGCCTCGCCGGCGCACTCGATGATCAGGAAGAGGCCGCGGTACGGTTGCGGCAAACCGCCAGAAAAGCGTACGACGGCGCCCTCGCGGCAGTGCTCGAATCCATGAAGGACGGCACTCTGTTACGCGGTGAGGTGCTGGCCCGCTGGCAGGATTTCGTGGGTACGGGCGAATTCATGCGCGGTCTGGAATCGCGCGTGGGACGGATCCGGGACCGGATCGGCGGTTACCTGAGCGGCAAGCCGCCGAGGGCGGTCTCCGTCGAGACGGCCATCGAGAGCGGACTGCAGACTGTCATCGTCGAGGAAGCAGCGAAGGCCGCGGATCAGACAGACCGTCTCTGGCGGGCCGAAGCTGCCGGTCGGGCGCTGCTGTCGGACGGCGCGGAGTCGATGTCACCGGATTTCACCGACAAGGTTGCACGCGAGATCCGTGCCTGGCAGAAGGACCTGTTGGAACTTGTCCGATCCGAGGGAGCGAACAAGCGGTTCGCCGCACGGATGCTGTCTTTCGGGGTCAACGGCGTGGCGGTGGCGCTCATGATTGTGGTATTCACGTCCACGGCGGGCCTCACGGGGGGCGAGGTGCTGATTGCCGGCGGTTCCGCCGTCGTCGGGCAGAAACTGCTGGAAGCCATCTTCGGTGAGGATGCCGTGCGGCGCCTGACCAGGACTGCGCGGGACCAGCTGCACAAGCGCTGCGAGAAGCTGTTGACGGCGGAGCGTGAGCGTTTCACTGACCTCCTCGGAATAGTCTCCGGTGAACCCCTGCCTGCCGACCTCCGCGCGCTCGCGGCGACCCTGTCCGAGCGGCGCACCGTCGCCGAAGACCTGGCCGGTGATGCGTCTCTGGGTTATAACCACGGGAACGGCGGCAACCGGGAGGGTGAGCGGTGA
- a CDS encoding RidA family protein: protein MNDPMVPPPAQGLYEPSSSHADLVYSAGMTARESGVLQYKGLIGGGVDMEEAKAAARIASKNAVDAIEASPEGRRTILRVVQTTVYLACVEGFESHSQVADAASEYLRDRLGSQILGARVAIGVSSLPGGSPVEIQLTATARTVIGENPRAGS from the coding sequence ATGAATGATCCCATGGTCCCGCCGCCCGCCCAGGGACTCTACGAGCCCTCCAGTAGTCATGCAGATCTGGTTTACTCTGCTGGTATGACCGCCAGAGAAAGTGGAGTTCTTCAGTACAAAGGTCTAATTGGCGGCGGAGTAGACATGGAAGAGGCCAAGGCAGCGGCTCGAATCGCCTCGAAGAATGCCGTGGACGCGATCGAAGCGTCGCCGGAAGGCCGTAGGACAATCCTTCGCGTGGTCCAGACGACGGTATATCTTGCCTGCGTTGAAGGTTTCGAATCACATTCTCAAGTTGCGGACGCTGCTTCGGAGTATCTTCGAGACCGTCTGGGCTCGCAAATACTTGGAGCGCGAGTGGCTATTGGCGTTTCTTCCTTGCCCGGTGGATCACCGGTCGAAATACAGTTAACGGCTACAGCACGAACGGTGATTGGCGAAAACCCTAGAGCGGGCTCATGA
- a CDS encoding N-carbamoyl-D-amino-acid hydrolase: MIRPNRSINLAVAQMGPVNLADEKDTVVSRLIEMMEEAKARSCDFVLYPELALTTFFPRYWVPEIAEMDKYFESEMPNERVAPLFEAARKHGIGFYLGYAELTAEGRRFNSSIIVNKAGSIIGKYRKIHLPGHSEYRQDREFQHLEKRYFQVGDLGFGVSELMGAKIGMGLCNDRRWAETYRVMALQSADLILFGYNTPAMNQNAVEEPHLKMFHNLLSIQAGAYQNSVWVAAAAKSGSEDGYRLIGGSAIVAPTGEVVAKAHTQEDEVINAVIDLSLGDYLKEHIFNFDEHRRPEHYQLIVDRTGRGAPESPPEEFIAPEQIGPV; this comes from the coding sequence ATGATACGCCCAAATAGATCGATCAATCTGGCGGTCGCGCAGATGGGACCAGTTAACCTCGCTGATGAGAAGGACACGGTGGTTAGCAGGCTTATCGAAATGATGGAAGAGGCGAAGGCCCGTAGCTGCGATTTTGTGCTTTACCCGGAACTAGCCCTTACAACATTTTTTCCCAGATACTGGGTTCCGGAAATAGCTGAGATGGATAAGTATTTCGAAAGCGAGATGCCCAACGAAAGGGTGGCCCCGCTGTTCGAGGCCGCTCGCAAGCATGGCATTGGATTTTACCTCGGTTATGCCGAGCTGACCGCCGAGGGGAGGCGATTCAACTCTTCCATCATCGTCAACAAGGCTGGTTCGATCATTGGCAAATACAGAAAGATCCACCTCCCCGGACACAGTGAGTATCGGCAGGACCGAGAATTTCAACATTTAGAGAAGCGGTACTTTCAGGTCGGTGACCTCGGGTTCGGTGTTTCGGAGCTAATGGGTGCAAAGATAGGAATGGGCTTGTGCAACGATCGTCGTTGGGCGGAAACCTATCGCGTCATGGCTCTACAGAGTGCCGACCTGATTCTTTTCGGCTACAACACCCCTGCAATGAACCAAAATGCGGTCGAGGAACCCCATCTTAAAATGTTTCACAACCTGCTTTCCATTCAAGCTGGCGCCTATCAGAATTCAGTATGGGTCGCTGCGGCAGCTAAGAGCGGTTCTGAGGATGGATACCGTCTGATTGGTGGATCTGCCATAGTAGCGCCAACTGGAGAAGTTGTAGCCAAGGCGCATACGCAAGAGGACGAGGTAATCAACGCTGTGATCGATCTGAGTCTTGGTGACTATCTCAAAGAACACATTTTTAATTTTGACGAGCACCGCCGACCTGAGCACTATCAACTGATTGTGGACCGCACCGGCAGGGGAGCTCCTGAAAGCCCTCCCGAGGAGTTCATCGCGCCGGAGCAAATTGGTCCAGTCTGA
- a CDS encoding amino acid deaminase, which produces MNDQNNILLGPAFKSFPPQAWDMTAEEFLKTRPRLSSFQTPVLTLDRKALDHNLKSMMFWCKESGVQLAPHGKTTMAPQLWKEQLKAGAWGITLATIWQVQFARSVGINRILMANQLIDPVGLEWVAGEFLRDASFDFYCWADQIEQLELMSTVFSAAHTDRPLNVIVELGASEGRTGARTTAAAYELALAIDKAPGLQLAGVGGYEGVLSRDRTPAGLARVSAYLEALCGLHRRLNEEGLYRSSALLTVGGSAFFDLVAAHCAPEADPSGDFGTPTTVLLRSGAYLTHDSGHYAEISPLEQPGATQTLKAAIHGWTRILSNPEKDLCIFDAGKRDLPHDFDMPNPQVLLNKHREGPVADISSNQILKLNDQHGFMKGESLPIGSVVRLGLSHPCTAFDKWRLVPVIDDADQGDPEVVDLVQLFF; this is translated from the coding sequence GTGAATGATCAAAACAATATTCTGCTTGGGCCGGCATTCAAGTCCTTCCCGCCCCAGGCCTGGGACATGACAGCAGAGGAATTCCTGAAGACCCGCCCTAGACTGTCAAGTTTTCAAACCCCAGTATTGACGCTTGACCGGAAGGCACTTGACCACAATCTTAAGTCGATGATGTTTTGGTGCAAGGAGTCAGGGGTGCAGCTTGCACCGCACGGAAAGACCACTATGGCTCCGCAACTGTGGAAGGAACAGCTGAAGGCCGGCGCTTGGGGCATTACCCTGGCAACCATCTGGCAGGTGCAATTTGCCCGATCCGTCGGGATCAACCGCATTTTGATGGCCAACCAGCTCATCGATCCAGTCGGCCTGGAGTGGGTAGCCGGTGAGTTCCTCCGCGATGCCAGCTTTGACTTTTACTGCTGGGCCGATCAGATAGAGCAGCTCGAACTGATGTCGACGGTCTTCAGCGCCGCGCACACTGATCGCCCGCTGAATGTCATCGTCGAGCTAGGCGCCTCGGAAGGCCGAACCGGAGCGCGCACAACAGCAGCGGCCTATGAACTGGCGCTTGCAATCGATAAAGCTCCCGGGCTGCAATTAGCCGGAGTGGGCGGCTACGAAGGCGTTCTGTCCCGTGATCGCACCCCGGCCGGCTTGGCTCGGGTCAGCGCCTACCTGGAGGCACTTTGCGGCTTGCACAGACGTCTGAACGAGGAAGGCTTATACCGGTCTTCCGCGCTTCTCACCGTCGGAGGCAGCGCATTCTTCGATCTCGTCGCTGCGCATTGCGCGCCGGAGGCCGATCCATCGGGGGACTTCGGCACACCAACGACAGTACTGCTGCGCTCTGGCGCCTATCTCACACACGACAGCGGACACTATGCCGAGATCTCTCCTCTCGAGCAACCCGGCGCTACCCAGACTCTCAAAGCAGCGATACACGGTTGGACACGGATTCTGTCCAACCCGGAGAAGGATCTATGCATTTTCGATGCCGGCAAACGGGATTTGCCTCATGACTTCGATATGCCGAATCCGCAAGTCCTGCTGAATAAGCACCGTGAGGGACCAGTTGCGGACATCTCATCCAACCAAATCCTGAAATTGAATGACCAGCACGGATTCATGAAAGGCGAGAGCCTTCCCATCGGTTCGGTGGTCAGACTCGGGCTTTCGCATCCTTGTACGGCGTTCGACAAGTGGCGCCTGGTGCCAGTAATCGACGACGCAGATCAGGGCGACCCGGAAGTTGTCGACCTTGTGCAGTTGTTTTTTTAG